DNA from Candidatus Dormiibacterota bacterium:
AGCTCGACGTGGTAGCGGAGTTCCAGGGCGAGGACGCCATCGAGATGCGGCAGGAGCTCCTGCCGGCGTCCGAATCGGCGCGCACGGCTTATCTTCAGTCCTGGCTCAAGGAGAAGCGGCCCGGGGCGGCGCTGAAATCGTTCCAGGCCGAAGACCTGGAGGCGATCGACAAGCCGCTGCGTCTCAAGATGACCATCGAGGCGCCCGAGCTGGTGACGAAGGCCGAGTCGCTTCTGCTTGTTCGTGGCTGTGTCCTGGGCTGCGAAGACTCGAACCCGATCTCGCGCGCCGAGCGTTCCTATCCGTTCTACGTCGACCGGGGCGTGAACAGCGAGCAGACGGTGACCATCGTGCCGCCGGCGGGGATGAAGGCGGCGGCGCCGCCGAAGCCGGTGGCGTTGAAGTCGGTCCTCGGCAGCCTGACCGTCTCGTGCTCGTCGCAGGGAGACGGCTCGATGCGCTGCACCCGGCGCTTCACGGCGCCGCGCGGCCGCTGGCCCGCCGCCGAGCAGGACAACATCCGGAAGATGTTCGGCTCGATCGTCGAAGCGGATCGGACGATGGTGGCGTTCCAGGAAGGGTCCTAGGAGCGCAGCGAATTCTCCAGTTTCGCGAGAGCGCGGTCGAGGCGGGCGACGAGATCGTCCATCTCGGCGGGCGTGATGGTGAAGGGTGGCGCGACGATGACGTGGTCGCCGTCCTGCCCCTCGCGCGTGCCGGAGCCGGGATAGATCAGCAGCCCTTCGCCCAGGGAGTGCTCGTAGAGACGGCGCGACGCCCGGAGGGACGCGGGGAACGGCTCGCGGCTCTTGCGGTCCTTCACCATCTCGATCCCCCACATCATGCCGAGGCCGCGCACGTCGCCGACGATGCGGTGGCGGCGCAGGGCGAGGAGCTTCTCGCCCAGGACCTTCCCCATGCGGGCGGCGCGGGCGATGAGACGGTTCTTCCGCACGTAGTCGAGGACGGCGATGCCGACGGCGGCGGACAGAGGGTTGGCGCTGTAGGTGAAGCCGTGCTCGAAATAGCCGCGCCCGCGCTCGAGCGCCTCGGGGATGAAGTCGCGCGCGATGACCGCGCCGAGGGGAGCGTAGCCGCCGGACAGGCCCTTGCCGACGACGATCATGTCGGGGACGACGTCCCAATGATCGACGGCGAAGTTCCTGCCGGTGCGGCCGACGCCGGTCATCACCTCGTCGGCGATCAGAAGGACGTTGTGCTTCGTGCAGATCTCGCGCGCTCTCTTCCAGTAACCGTCGACGGCGGGCACCGCACCGAGAGTGGCGCCGACGATCGGCTCGGCGAGGAACGCCGCGACGCTTTCGGGGCCCTCCTGGTGGATCGCCGTCTCGAGCTCCTCGATGCAGGCGATGCCGCAGGACGGGTACTTGAGCCCGTACGGACAGCGGTAGCAGTAGCACGGCGGGATGTGCGGCATCGGCGCGAACATCGGCGCGTACAGCTCGCGGCGCGCCACGTTGCCCGTCACCGACAGGGCCCCCATGGTGCTGCCGTGGTACGACTGCCAGCGGGCGATGATCTTCGACTTGCCGGGATGACCGGTCTCGACGTGGTACTGCCGCGCCAGCTTGAGGGCGGTCTCGATCGCCTCGCTCCCCCCGGAGACGAGGTAGACGCGGCCGGTCTTCTTCATGTCACCCGGAGCCAGCGCGGCCACACGCTCGGCCAGACCCGCGGCTTCCCGGGTGATGAACTGCGAGGAATGCGCGAAGGCGAGGCGCTTCGCCTGCCGCGTCATCACCTCGGCGATCTCGGCCACGCCGTGGCCGATCGAGCAGACGACCGCGCCGCCGCAGCCGTCGAGGTACTTGCGACCGGCGCTGTCGTGGATCCAGATCCCCTCGGCGCGGACCGCGACGGGGTAGGCCGTCTTCAGATTCCGCGGGAAGAGGTGCGTCGCGCCGGCGGAGGCGCCTTCGGCGTCCGCCGCCGCGCCGGGGGACTCGGCGGCCGGGGCGATTGACCCGGCCTGCCCCTTGACGATTCCCGGCGAGGGACGCGAGCGCGGCCGCGAGCCGGCCTGGCGCTCGCGCAGGAACGACTCGTCCTCTTCGTCGTCGTGGGGCTCGGGGTCGTCCTCGTCATCAGGCTCGCCGAGGAGCATGCCGATCTGCTCCGCCTCCTTGAGCGCTTCCTCGACCAGGAGCGCCGGCTCTTCGATCAGAGTCTTGAGGGAGGCGGCCGCCTTGGCCGTCGCCCTGACGAGCGCCGGTCCTTCGAGGATCGGCTTGACCGCGCGCGTCTTCTTCGGGGCCGTCTTGCGCCGCGCGCCGCGCGTCGCCCGCTTGGCGCTCCTGCGTCTTTCCGCGTTTCGTTTCATCGTCTCGTCCCTGCCGGCCCTAGGAAGCCTTGGATCGAAGGAAGATTCCCTGAGGGTCGAGCTCCTCCCTGATGATCCGGATCTCCTCGGAGGTTGGCGGCGGGGTCTCCGTCAGGTCGTCCGCGACCTTCACGTCCCAGCCGATGTTGTCCTTGATCGTCGCGACGGTGACCCCGGGGTGGACCGACACGAGGACCATCTCACGTGTCGTGGGGTCGAACCGGTACACCCCCATGTCGGTGATCACCAGCTCGGGGCCGCCCTTGAGCCCGAGGGTTTCGCGCTCGCGGCCGCCGCGCAGGTAGCCCGGGCTGGTGACGAAGTCCACGCGCTCCGGCAGCGTGCGCTTCGAATTGCCGATCGTGATCACGACCCTCTTCGCAAGGGCGGCGATCTCGCAGGCGC
Protein-coding regions in this window:
- a CDS encoding aspartate aminotransferase family protein; amino-acid sequence: MKRNAERRRSAKRATRGARRKTAPKKTRAVKPILEGPALVRATAKAAASLKTLIEEPALLVEEALKEAEQIGMLLGEPDDEDDPEPHDDEEDESFLRERQAGSRPRSRPSPGIVKGQAGSIAPAAESPGAAADAEGASAGATHLFPRNLKTAYPVAVRAEGIWIHDSAGRKYLDGCGGAVVCSIGHGVAEIAEVMTRQAKRLAFAHSSQFITREAAGLAERVAALAPGDMKKTGRVYLVSGGSEAIETALKLARQYHVETGHPGKSKIIARWQSYHGSTMGALSVTGNVARRELYAPMFAPMPHIPPCYCYRCPYGLKYPSCGIACIEELETAIHQEGPESVAAFLAEPIVGATLGAVPAVDGYWKRAREICTKHNVLLIADEVMTGVGRTGRNFAVDHWDVVPDMIVVGKGLSGGYAPLGAVIARDFIPEALERGRGYFEHGFTYSANPLSAAVGIAVLDYVRKNRLIARAARMGKVLGEKLLALRRHRIVGDVRGLGMMWGIEMVKDRKSREPFPASLRASRRLYEHSLGEGLLIYPGSGTREGQDGDHVIVAPPFTITPAEMDDLVARLDRALAKLENSLRS
- a CDS encoding CoA-transferase, translating into MPDYTTSELMVSRAAKELKNGDVVFVGIGVPSLAVNLAYRMHASGICMIYESGAVGCVPRRLPISIGDPCLVTGSLAVVPMLDVFNLYLQRGLIDVGFLGGAQVDRFGNINSTVIGDYRKPKVRLPGSGGACEIAALAKRVVITIGNSKRTLPERVDFVTSPGYLRGGRERETLGLKGGPELVITDMGVYRFDPTTREMVLVSVHPGVTVATIKDNIGWDVKVADDLTETPPPTSEEIRIIREELDPQGIFLRSKAS